Proteins from a genomic interval of Ptychodera flava strain L36383 chromosome 7, AS_Pfla_20210202, whole genome shotgun sequence:
- the LOC139137143 gene encoding pre-mRNA-splicing factor SPF27-like → MAGEVSVDALPYFDQGYDEPGVRESAYALVEEECRRYRPTKNYLEYLPPPDYSAFETEVMKNEFERLAARQPMEMLSMKRYELPQPPPGRQNDLAAWNECVDNSMAQLEHQATRIQNLELMSKYGSNAWRVHNELLVKMLEHAQKQLTDIRKNIQEINWKRKSDQVTAGAQIKELESSWVGLVTKNYEIERAILDLEREVDTLRREHQASQG, encoded by the exons atggccgggGAGGTGAGCGTCGACGCGCTTCCGTATTTTGATCAAGGATACGATGAACCAGGCGTCCGAGAATCG GCCTATGCACTGGTTGAAGAAGAGTGTAGAAGATACAGACCAACCAAGAATTACCTGGAGTATCTGCCTCCTCCAGACTATTCAGCTTTTGAAACAGAAGTGATGAAGAATGAATTTGAAAGGCTTGCTGCCAGGCAACCAATGGAGATGCTGAGCATGAAGCG GTATGAATTACCCCAGCCTCCACCAGGTAGACAGAATGATCTGGCAGCATGGAATGAATGTGTTGATAACTCCATGGCACAGTTAGAACACCAGGCTACACG AATACAGAACCTAGAACTGATGTCCAAATATGGAAGTAATGCTTGGAGAGTTCACAATGA ACTTCTGGTGAAAATGCTTGAACATGCACAAAAACAGTTGACAGACATCAG GAAAAATATTCAAGAGATTAATTGGAAAAGGAAAAGTGACCAA GTGACAGCAGGAGCACAAATTAAAGAATTAGAATCAAg CTGGGTAGGCCTTGTCACTAAGAACTATGAAATTGAGAGAGCAATTCTTGACTTGGAAAGAGAAGTTGACACCTTGCGAAGAGAACATCAGGCCAGTCAAGGCTAA